From Paenibacillus sp. V4I7, one genomic window encodes:
- a CDS encoding glycosyltransferase family 39 protein — MVSWFKQLWGAPYNKFFLLGLLLLTALLLRLYLAPLWVGYDTDVRTFLAWSDRAYSVGLSGLYTNAKDYFLDYPPGYMYVLYLVGLLHHKLSIPWESAGSLIILKLPAILADLVTAYLLFQLAVSRSGGARTWIQAILIAALFAFNPAIWSNSAIWGQVDSFFMLFILATLLLQQRGKLPQAAVFIALALLLKPQALLFGIFLLIDVLRKRSMMVLLLSVLSGAATMAVISLPFAIGRGYGWLIALYSGTLASYPYASLNAFNLMALLGGNFIDMNSSILHISYQLIGWVLMVLSIVYVCYLYVRSKGRRGALLYVAFLFITAVFICMTKMHERYLHYGLLLALTSFIYLKDRRILWLFIGFSITHFINIADVLLRSFHQDYHIPRYDPLMLAVSAINVMMFAYACLLGWRLFVVSQQAQKVEEPVPLPTEQEIHTESERWNAIFKPSRDEVDRSTRGRFFTKKDALYLGALVLVYTIIALFHLGGHKAPTTFWKPTSAGETVIADLGGSHNITRINTFAGVGEGSYSFWFSQDGTQWQDQIAVKSDHTKVFTWNTVEPKKDARYVKMVIDAQEGAALHLHEIGIFGDGSPAILPIAKVSEQDVNAADEGKTANLFDESTIVPYTPTYMNGSYFDEIYHARTAYEHLHQIEPYESTHPPLGKILMSIGIYVFGLNPFGWRIIGTLFGVGMIPIMYVFAKRMFGRSEYAFIAAFLLTFDFMHFAQTRIATIDVYGVFFIMLMFYFMHRYTTLSFFREKLWTTLIPLGLSGLFFGIGAASKWIVIYGGAGLAVLLLLSLLERFNEYRFARRLLREAENEPPLTEPERSRLQLVEKLFIRNTLFTLLWCVLMFVIVPLGVYTLSYIPFMMVPGPGHNLKDVVTYQVHMYKYHKDLVATHPFSSPWWEWPMMLRPIWYYQAKLMPQGMLSSIVSFGNPLVWWPGFIAVILSFYVAITRKDKLLRMLLIAYCSQYLPWILVPRLTFIYHYFAMVPFLVLILTYYIKEYLEEGPLHKSRWVYGYLIAVFVLFVLFYPILSGMIIPSKYSFFLRWLPGWNFF, encoded by the coding sequence ATGGTAAGCTGGTTCAAGCAATTGTGGGGGGCTCCCTATAATAAATTCTTTCTTCTGGGTTTACTGCTATTAACCGCGTTATTACTAAGATTATATCTAGCTCCCCTCTGGGTGGGCTATGATACTGACGTACGGACGTTCCTAGCGTGGTCGGATCGCGCATATTCAGTAGGTTTATCCGGATTGTACACGAACGCCAAAGACTACTTTCTCGATTATCCTCCTGGGTATATGTATGTGCTATATCTCGTTGGCTTATTGCACCACAAGCTGTCGATTCCCTGGGAGAGTGCAGGGTCATTGATCATTCTGAAGCTTCCTGCCATACTGGCTGACCTAGTCACGGCTTACCTCTTGTTTCAGCTAGCGGTTAGTCGCTCGGGCGGGGCACGAACATGGATACAAGCCATTCTAATTGCTGCTTTATTTGCCTTCAATCCAGCGATTTGGTCGAACTCCGCGATATGGGGACAGGTTGACTCCTTTTTTATGTTATTTATTCTTGCAACTTTGTTACTACAACAGCGGGGGAAACTCCCACAAGCTGCGGTTTTTATAGCACTAGCGCTTCTTCTTAAGCCACAGGCACTTCTTTTCGGTATTTTTCTACTTATCGACGTTTTACGAAAGCGCAGCATGATGGTATTGTTGTTGAGTGTTCTAAGTGGAGCTGCAACGATGGCCGTGATTTCACTCCCTTTTGCCATTGGCAGAGGGTATGGCTGGTTGATTGCACTATACTCAGGCACCTTAGCTTCATATCCGTATGCCTCTTTGAACGCGTTCAATCTTATGGCACTATTAGGTGGCAATTTTATCGATATGAATAGCAGTATCCTGCACATCTCTTACCAATTGATTGGGTGGGTGCTGATGGTGTTATCCATCGTCTATGTGTGCTATTTATATGTTCGCAGCAAAGGACGTCGTGGCGCCTTACTGTATGTGGCTTTCTTATTTATCACGGCCGTTTTCATATGTATGACCAAAATGCACGAGCGCTATTTGCACTATGGGTTATTACTCGCGCTGACCAGCTTCATATACTTAAAGGATCGCCGGATTCTGTGGCTTTTTATTGGTTTTAGCATCACTCATTTTATAAATATAGCCGATGTGCTTTTACGCAGTTTTCATCAGGATTATCACATTCCGCGATATGATCCTTTGATGTTGGCTGTTTCGGCCATCAATGTTATGATGTTTGCCTATGCATGTTTATTGGGATGGAGGCTTTTCGTGGTATCACAACAAGCACAGAAGGTGGAGGAGCCAGTTCCGCTGCCAACAGAGCAAGAAATTCACACAGAGTCCGAACGGTGGAATGCGATTTTCAAACCAAGTAGGGATGAGGTGGATAGAAGCACAAGGGGACGTTTTTTTACGAAAAAGGATGCGCTTTATCTTGGCGCTTTAGTATTGGTCTATACGATAATTGCTTTGTTCCATCTAGGTGGGCATAAGGCTCCTACAACGTTCTGGAAGCCAACAAGCGCAGGAGAAACGGTCATTGCTGACCTTGGAGGCTCGCACAACATTACGAGAATTAACACCTTTGCAGGCGTAGGTGAAGGGTCTTATTCATTCTGGTTTTCACAGGACGGTACGCAGTGGCAGGATCAAATAGCGGTGAAATCCGACCACACCAAGGTATTCACTTGGAACACAGTCGAGCCTAAGAAAGATGCGCGTTACGTTAAAATGGTTATTGATGCCCAGGAAGGGGCGGCGCTGCATCTTCATGAAATTGGTATTTTTGGAGATGGCAGCCCAGCTATCTTACCGATTGCTAAGGTATCCGAACAAGATGTAAACGCGGCTGATGAAGGTAAGACAGCTAATTTGTTCGATGAGTCTACCATAGTACCGTACACGCCTACATATATGAATGGGTCCTACTTTGATGAGATCTATCATGCAAGAACCGCCTATGAGCATCTTCACCAAATAGAGCCGTATGAAAGCACGCATCCACCACTTGGTAAAATACTAATGTCTATTGGCATTTATGTGTTTGGATTGAATCCGTTTGGTTGGAGAATCATCGGAACGCTGTTCGGCGTCGGCATGATTCCAATTATGTATGTGTTCGCTAAGCGTATGTTCGGCCGTTCGGAATACGCCTTTATTGCTGCTTTCTTGCTTACCTTTGATTTCATGCACTTTGCGCAGACACGAATCGCGACGATAGATGTTTACGGCGTATTCTTCATCATGCTGATGTTCTATTTCATGCATCGTTACACAACGCTTAGCTTTTTCAGGGAAAAGCTTTGGACTACGTTAATCCCTTTAGGGCTATCAGGTCTTTTCTTCGGAATTGGAGCTGCATCCAAGTGGATTGTTATCTATGGCGGTGCAGGACTTGCGGTACTGCTGCTATTATCCTTATTAGAGCGATTCAACGAATATCGATTCGCACGAAGATTGCTGCGTGAGGCGGAGAATGAGCCACCACTTACAGAACCGGAGCGCAGCCGACTGCAGCTTGTAGAGAAGCTTTTCATACGAAACACGCTGTTTACTTTACTCTGGTGCGTACTCATGTTCGTCATTGTACCTCTAGGTGTTTATACGTTATCCTATATTCCGTTCATGATGGTTCCCGGGCCAGGGCACAATCTGAAGGATGTGGTCACTTATCAGGTCCACATGTACAAATATCATAAAGATTTGGTCGCCACGCATCCATTCTCTTCCCCATGGTGGGAGTGGCCGATGATGCTCCGCCCGATCTGGTATTATCAAGCTAAACTGATGCCGCAAGGCATGCTTTCGAGCATCGTCTCATTCGGGAATCCGCTAGTTTGGTGGCCTGGCTTCATTGCCGTCATCCTTTCGTTTTATGTTGCAATTACACGTAAAGATAAGTTGCTGCGGATGCTGCTAATCGCTTACTGCTCACAATATTTACCATGGATATTAGTGCCAAGGCTCACATTTATTTATCACTATTTTGCGATGGTGCCATTCCTTGTGCTGATCTTGACCTATTACATCAAAGAGTATTTAGAAGAAGGACCGCTTCATAAGAGTAGATGGGTTTACGGATATTTAATTGCCGTATTCGTTCTATTTGTTCTCTTCTATCCGATTCTTTCGGGGATGATCATTCCATCTAAATATTCCTTCTTCCTCCGGTGGCTGCCGGGTTGGAATTTCTTTTAA
- a CDS encoding NAD(P)H-dependent oxidoreductase has translation MAKVEASYTGVLKAFLDLLPQKGLECKVVLPLAVGGTISHLLAIDYALKPVLSALGARNILQGVYVYLISK, from the coding sequence ATGGCTAAAGTGGAAGCCTCATATACAGGCGTTTTAAAAGCTTTCCTCGACCTGCTCCCGCAAAAAGGCCTTGAGTGCAAAGTCGTGCTTCCATTAGCTGTTGGAGGGACGATTTCTCACTTGCTTGCGATAGATTACGCGCTCAAACCAGTACTTTCTGCTTTAGGTGCGCGGAACATTCTGCAAGGTGTATATGTGTACTTGATAAGCAAGTGA
- a CDS encoding 5'-3' exonuclease H3TH domain-containing protein, with product MSETSSESVLLVDGMALLFRGYYATSSSGYIMRTSAGMPVNGVYGFLKYFLDAIQTFKPTHVVCCWDMGSKTFRTEKFDNYKANRGPAPEELIPQFDLVKEVTASFNIPNVGVIGYEADDCIGTLASTYSPSTKVQILTGDHDMLQLVNENTEVIIMKKGQSNYMVYTLETLMEEKSLTPAQIIDLKGLTGDTADNYPGVKGIGEKTATKLLMEYQDIAGILENLALLPKGVRAKIEAEIDMLHLSRDLATIRLDAPVACALEECGWSMEREKVISKFEELEFKGLMRLIG from the coding sequence TTGTCCGAAACATCATCTGAATCTGTGCTGCTTGTCGATGGCATGGCTTTATTATTTCGTGGTTATTACGCCACTTCTTCCAGTGGTTACATTATGAGAACAAGTGCCGGCATGCCGGTTAACGGGGTTTATGGTTTTCTTAAATATTTCCTAGATGCGATTCAGACGTTCAAACCTACACATGTTGTTTGCTGCTGGGATATGGGAAGTAAGACGTTTCGTACCGAGAAATTTGATAATTACAAAGCGAATCGCGGACCTGCTCCTGAGGAGTTGATTCCTCAGTTTGATTTAGTGAAGGAAGTAACGGCCAGCTTCAACATTCCAAACGTGGGTGTTATCGGATACGAAGCGGATGATTGCATAGGCACATTGGCAAGTACATATAGTCCATCTACGAAGGTACAGATTCTAACAGGCGATCACGATATGCTTCAGCTTGTAAATGAGAATACGGAAGTTATTATTATGAAAAAAGGTCAATCCAACTATATGGTGTATACACTCGAGACCTTGATGGAAGAGAAAAGTTTAACACCTGCTCAAATTATCGATCTAAAGGGTTTAACAGGAGATACGGCGGATAACTATCCAGGGGTAAAAGGAATTGGTGAGAAAACAGCGACCAAACTGCTCATGGAATATCAGGACATCGCCGGGATTTTGGAAAATTTAGCGCTACTGCCGAAAGGTGTTCGCGCCAAAATTGAAGCCGAGATCGACATGCTGCATTTATCACGTGATTTGGCTACGATTCGTTTGGATGCGCCTGTCGCTTGTGCGCTGGAAGAATGCGGCTGGTCGATGGAGCGGGAGAAGGTTATTAGCAAGTTCGAGGAATTGGAATTCAAAGGTTTGATGAGATTAATTGGTTAA
- a CDS encoding S-layer homology domain-containing protein codes for MRRGVVVVTRAFGKKNSLRLIRVLNIVLAMTLIIAWVPLWSPVHAEEDGAGAGAAATGTPGGVDASALRLWLKANPDSVTHNANGDVTEWRDSSSNGNKFINDGTIVGTAIRPKPKFVSSIDPKAINFQPTIKFGRSGSSILQDVDGLFADNEIVNNASVYAVTGGLSRSDQSSLVFYQTLKNNMKLGAFIPNYSTNTKLSTSYFDAGATASGTGDPRISAAYQIPLLNYNVWGFNFDANRAVGNAVYQSISLDGKVVAESTSPRLPIVGAITPMVLGSNGSGAGGFGYDGQVGEMIIFTNPLTTTQRRQVESYLAIKFGTPLKEGNYLSAGFSPQVVWDAAVNAEFGNNVAGIGLDQMGALDQKQSRSSDGPAASQVLISAKQALTDKQYLLWGDNESASPSTSYGQGFKKLARTWKVQNTGNVGQVQIAIPKSVIPLGGVLLKSDSSGFANTTPIPMSLAQVGGADYYVAEATLSNGTYFTFAEKLPEIQLSSLELWVGTQQITMNTPFVPFKSNGYEAVVSQNTENIRVTAQAEAGAAVKITLNNYVNSGMSVTDPTQIPLVPGVNKLTISLSKDDAINEYHVDLIRRLSKGENGKIDLYAGTVTASSYQPNTTNIPTNVVDGILTDDNRWSASGQGEWLQFDLGQPETVTYLDIAYLSARERQSNFEILGSNDPEFATSEILLPKRKSRALLPTDAAMQSYVLTNPISARYLRIVGYGNTASGSSGNWNSIIETALFTGIAPNIVEPVEPSGPLQAGDKPVGDLPPMKVVKVSTAEQLQNGLEQAAKGTVIELQNGIYEQNGPFVVKDKQGTAVLPIRIIAAEQGKAVITGNSYMHIENSNYIEVSGLTFRNGIGTTVKDQTLNYRGVDPDLVSTLTGVHPGVELHNSSNVTILRNTFALDETGQPFRFTITENTISKTVWCLIGVEYSCRYGGGSTYTPDGAVYVGDTPHTNPTLETDNGTNRHYIRVEGISSHNRIAYNDIGPKKGFGAVITYNGEPGYTVSEYDVIEYNHFHDIGPRVSNGLEAIRLGLSGLSLASGHMIIQYNLFDGLNAEDEIISVKSSDNIIRYNTVRNSFGGIVARHGHRNSFYGNFIIGDGKKAGMSGFRIYGNDHKIYNNYMEGLTNRIIQLDGGTVDAGLDGGINPTVKWGEGPDQSALLRTLSEERQTELLRGHWRQYNVQIFNNTMVNVGNNTNGFYIGGRTFQPVGTKIYNNLVFSNAGTIFNETSLIKDIDRPTYVGNMVDGIAAVSANATVIGSTYKGDLKLVRNSDGLIRLSGLSPAIDASQSMYVALEDMDGQTRRMISDAGADEYAPGITPTNRPLTASAVGPNVGLTGPIEETEPGLSDLQLKPDLTLSPNFTSNVTYYTVTVPSGTNSLKLIPATLTNDSVVMVSLDGNARQSVSNGEESNSLDIGQNGSVILIEVALTSGKSKVYTIFARRQMDHSSSSSGSTGSSTLPTIPAPVPIQVPAPQPTPTPPTPPRTGKTFVDVVSHWSSEAVSKATARGIVHGYEDGSFKPNEPTTRMQFATMLVRALGLNIKSSGREFADQADIPDWATGEVAAALDAGILQGYEDNSLRPNVPINRAEMVIMLLRAYPQREDMSVAPSFSDRSQIPSWAVSDVSHAVALGLVDGRENNRFAPMETATRSEAVTVIIRMLEK; via the coding sequence TTGAGAAGAGGTGTTGTTGTTGTGACGAGAGCGTTTGGTAAAAAAAACAGTTTACGATTAATTCGCGTACTTAACATCGTACTCGCGATGACTTTGATCATCGCCTGGGTACCGCTATGGTCCCCAGTACATGCTGAAGAAGACGGTGCTGGTGCAGGTGCAGCAGCAACAGGAACGCCAGGTGGGGTGGATGCCAGTGCATTAAGATTATGGCTTAAAGCTAATCCGGACAGCGTAACTCATAATGCCAATGGCGATGTTACAGAATGGAGAGACAGCAGTTCGAACGGAAATAAATTTATAAATGACGGTACAATCGTCGGAACCGCGATTCGTCCTAAACCAAAGTTTGTAAGCTCTATTGACCCTAAAGCCATAAATTTTCAACCCACAATTAAATTTGGCCGTAGCGGGTCAAGTATTTTACAAGATGTTGACGGCCTGTTCGCAGACAATGAAATAGTTAATAATGCGAGTGTTTACGCCGTAACGGGGGGATTGTCTAGGTCAGACCAGAGCTCTCTTGTTTTTTATCAAACCTTAAAAAATAACATGAAATTAGGGGCGTTTATCCCGAATTATTCCACAAATACCAAATTGAGTACGTCTTATTTTGATGCGGGTGCTACTGCATCGGGAACTGGAGATCCGAGAATAAGTGCAGCTTATCAAATTCCCTTATTGAATTATAACGTATGGGGATTCAATTTTGATGCGAATAGGGCGGTCGGGAACGCGGTCTATCAGTCTATTTCCCTCGATGGTAAGGTGGTAGCTGAGTCGACTAGCCCCCGTCTTCCGATTGTTGGAGCGATTACTCCTATGGTTCTCGGTTCCAATGGCTCAGGAGCTGGAGGTTTTGGCTACGATGGACAAGTCGGTGAAATGATCATTTTCACCAATCCACTCACGACGACGCAGAGGCGTCAGGTAGAATCGTATTTGGCCATCAAGTTCGGTACTCCTCTTAAAGAGGGTAATTACTTGTCCGCTGGTTTCTCACCGCAGGTTGTTTGGGATGCAGCCGTTAATGCTGAATTCGGAAACAATGTAGCTGGCATAGGGCTTGATCAAATGGGAGCGCTGGACCAAAAGCAAAGCCGAAGCAGTGATGGTCCTGCTGCATCTCAAGTATTAATCAGCGCGAAGCAAGCGTTAACGGATAAGCAATATCTGCTCTGGGGCGATAATGAAAGTGCAAGCCCATCAACATCCTATGGGCAGGGCTTTAAGAAGTTGGCACGTACATGGAAGGTACAGAATACTGGAAATGTCGGGCAAGTGCAAATAGCCATTCCCAAAAGTGTAATTCCACTAGGAGGTGTGCTGTTAAAAAGCGATAGCAGCGGTTTCGCGAATACGACGCCAATTCCAATGAGTTTGGCTCAAGTTGGGGGAGCAGATTATTACGTTGCCGAAGCAACTTTATCCAATGGCACCTATTTCACCTTCGCTGAGAAGTTACCGGAAATTCAACTTTCCTCACTCGAACTATGGGTTGGAACCCAACAAATTACAATGAACACACCATTCGTTCCATTCAAGTCAAACGGGTACGAGGCTGTTGTTTCGCAAAACACGGAGAACATCCGAGTAACTGCACAAGCGGAAGCTGGAGCCGCAGTGAAGATAACTTTGAACAATTATGTAAACTCTGGGATGTCGGTGACGGATCCCACCCAAATACCGTTAGTGCCGGGAGTAAACAAACTAACCATCAGTCTGTCAAAGGATGATGCAATAAATGAGTATCATGTTGACTTGATCCGCCGTTTGTCTAAAGGGGAGAACGGCAAAATCGATCTTTATGCAGGAACTGTCACGGCTAGTTCGTATCAGCCGAATACGACTAATATCCCTACCAATGTAGTGGATGGTATTTTGACAGATGATAACCGTTGGTCGGCCTCCGGTCAAGGAGAATGGCTACAATTCGACTTGGGACAACCTGAGACAGTTACGTACTTAGATATTGCTTACTTAAGCGCAAGAGAACGGCAGTCCAATTTCGAAATATTAGGCTCAAATGATCCTGAATTTGCGACGAGCGAAATTTTATTACCAAAAAGAAAGAGTCGAGCTCTTCTACCTACGGATGCAGCTATGCAATCCTATGTTTTGACAAACCCAATTTCTGCACGTTATTTGCGAATTGTTGGATATGGTAACACCGCCAGTGGGAGTTCGGGTAACTGGAATAGTATTATAGAAACTGCACTATTTACGGGAATAGCCCCAAATATTGTTGAACCTGTGGAACCAAGTGGACCTCTGCAAGCAGGCGATAAACCTGTGGGCGATTTGCCACCGATGAAAGTTGTGAAAGTGAGTACTGCTGAGCAACTGCAGAATGGGCTTGAACAAGCTGCTAAAGGAACGGTAATCGAGCTTCAAAACGGGATTTATGAACAGAACGGACCGTTTGTAGTGAAAGATAAGCAGGGTACGGCTGTACTACCGATTCGTATTATTGCGGCGGAGCAGGGTAAGGCAGTTATTACAGGTAATAGCTATATGCACATTGAAAATTCTAACTATATTGAAGTATCGGGACTTACATTCCGAAATGGAATTGGGACAACCGTGAAAGACCAGACGCTGAATTACAGAGGAGTGGACCCTGACCTTGTTTCTACTTTGACGGGTGTACACCCGGGTGTTGAACTGCATAACTCTAGCAATGTGACTATTCTGCGCAACACCTTTGCACTTGACGAGACTGGTCAGCCTTTCCGATTTACCATTACTGAAAATACGATAAGCAAAACAGTTTGGTGTTTAATTGGGGTTGAATATAGCTGTCGATATGGCGGCGGAAGCACATACACGCCTGACGGAGCTGTATATGTCGGAGATACCCCTCATACAAATCCCACTCTGGAGACCGACAACGGAACCAACCGACATTATATCCGTGTTGAGGGCATAAGCAGCCATAACCGGATTGCTTACAATGATATTGGTCCTAAGAAAGGGTTCGGCGCAGTGATCACATATAACGGAGAGCCGGGGTATACGGTTTCGGAGTACGATGTGATCGAGTACAATCATTTCCACGACATTGGTCCACGCGTGTCAAATGGCTTGGAAGCAATTCGCCTCGGATTATCCGGGTTGTCTCTGGCTTCTGGTCATATGATCATTCAGTATAATTTGTTCGACGGGCTCAATGCTGAAGATGAGATTATCTCCGTGAAGAGCAGTGATAATATAATCCGCTACAATACGGTTCGAAATTCGTTCGGAGGTATCGTCGCACGACACGGGCATCGCAACAGCTTTTATGGCAATTTCATTATCGGCGATGGTAAGAAGGCTGGAATGAGCGGATTTCGTATTTATGGTAATGATCATAAAATTTATAACAACTATATGGAAGGGCTTACCAACAGAATTATTCAGCTTGACGGGGGCACCGTAGACGCAGGTTTGGACGGCGGCATCAATCCAACTGTTAAATGGGGAGAAGGACCGGATCAGTCAGCGTTGTTAAGAACGCTGTCGGAAGAGCGCCAGACAGAGCTTTTACGTGGGCACTGGCGCCAGTACAACGTACAAATATTTAACAATACAATGGTAAATGTCGGAAACAACACGAACGGCTTCTATATTGGCGGAAGAACCTTCCAGCCAGTTGGAACGAAGATCTACAACAATCTGGTCTTTAGCAACGCAGGCACGATATTTAATGAAACATCCTTAATAAAGGATATAGATCGACCGACTTATGTCGGCAACATGGTGGACGGAATTGCAGCGGTATCCGCTAATGCAACCGTTATCGGCTCGACATATAAAGGAGATCTAAAGCTGGTTCGCAATAGCGATGGTTTAATCCGACTATCAGGGCTCAGTCCGGCCATCGATGCGTCGCAGAGCATGTATGTTGCCCTGGAGGACATGGACGGACAAACGAGACGTATGATTTCCGATGCAGGAGCTGACGAATATGCACCTGGAATCACGCCAACCAATAGACCGCTGACAGCGTCTGCTGTCGGACCGAATGTAGGTTTGACGGGTCCAATTGAAGAAACCGAGCCAGGTTTGAGCGATCTCCAGCTGAAGCCGGATCTCACGCTGAGTCCAAATTTCACTTCAAATGTAACCTACTACACGGTAACAGTTCCTTCAGGAACAAACAGCCTGAAGCTCATCCCTGCCACGCTAACAAATGATTCAGTTGTGATGGTAAGTTTGGATGGCAATGCACGTCAATCTGTCTCTAACGGGGAAGAAAGCAATTCGTTGGACATTGGTCAAAATGGGAGCGTTATCCTGATTGAAGTAGCGCTGACTTCTGGGAAAAGCAAAGTGTACACTATTTTTGCAAGACGCCAGATGGATCATTCATCTTCATCGTCAGGGTCAACAGGATCATCAACGTTGCCAACGATACCAGCTCCTGTGCCGATACAAGTACCTGCACCGCAGCCAACACCAACACCTCCGACTCCGCCGAGGACAGGGAAAACCTTTGTCGATGTTGTCTCCCATTGGTCGTCAGAAGCAGTTTCCAAAGCTACTGCAAGGGGTATTGTACACGGTTATGAAGATGGCAGTTTCAAGCCGAACGAACCAACGACAAGAATGCAATTTGCTACAATGCTGGTTCGCGCATTGGGCTTGAATATTAAATCTTCAGGACGTGAGTTCGCTGACCAGGCAGATATCCCGGATTGGGCAACGGGTGAAGTGGCTGCAGCGCTTGATGCGGGAATTCTTCAAGGGTATGAAGATAATTCCTTACGTCCCAATGTACCAATTAACCGGGCTGAGATGGTCATCATGCTTTTAAGAGCGTATCCGCAAAGGGAAGATATGTCTGTTGCCCCATCCTTCAGCGATAGATCGCAAATTCCATCTTGGGCGGTTTCAGATGTATCTCATGCAGTAGCACTGGGTCTCGTCGATGGACGGGAGAACAACCGGTTTGCACCGATGGAAACGGCAACCAGATCTGAAGCCGTAACGGTAATCATACGTATGCTAGAGAAATAG
- a CDS encoding AraC family transcriptional regulator yields the protein MSRTVTFGNEDEGPFYIQHIHRSGSFERTQHMHDMYELYYLYEGERMYFIRDRSYLILPGDLVLINRRELHATSDSDNLGHARVVINFDDSFLANIKEEAPFLLDAFTYATPVLRLDLPTRRLVEDILGKLIHESKEAQLGQNFALRQYLTELLLFTARFVLMHPSTSPEHVSPLHRKISTIVRFINIHYPEPIRLEELAERFEISPAYLSRMFKEITGFSLVEYVNLVRVQEAQRLLTTTKLKVILIAEQVGFGSLVQFGRVFRQMTKTTPLRYRKE from the coding sequence ATGTCACGAACTGTCACCTTCGGCAATGAAGATGAAGGTCCATTTTATATCCAACATATTCATCGTTCTGGATCCTTCGAGAGGACTCAACACATGCATGACATGTACGAGCTTTACTATTTGTACGAAGGTGAGCGTATGTACTTCATTCGTGATCGTTCGTATCTCATTCTTCCTGGGGACCTTGTGCTTATAAATCGGCGTGAGCTTCATGCGACATCAGACTCGGACAACTTAGGACATGCGCGTGTAGTGATTAATTTTGATGATAGCTTTTTAGCAAATATCAAAGAGGAGGCTCCATTTCTTCTCGATGCTTTCACGTATGCTACACCCGTTCTGCGATTGGATCTGCCTACTCGGCGCTTGGTCGAAGACATTCTTGGTAAATTGATTCATGAATCGAAGGAGGCTCAGCTTGGGCAAAATTTCGCATTGCGGCAATATTTGACCGAGCTTCTGCTATTCACAGCACGCTTCGTCCTTATGCATCCGTCCACATCTCCTGAACACGTTTCACCTCTGCATCGGAAAATTTCCACCATCGTGAGATTTATCAATATTCATTATCCTGAACCTATCCGTCTGGAAGAGCTAGCTGAGCGATTCGAAATCAGCCCGGCCTATTTAAGCCGGATGTTCAAGGAAATCACCGGATTTTCGCTTGTTGAATATGTGAATCTCGTTCGTGTGCAAGAAGCGCAGCGACTATTGACAACTACGAAACTTAAAGTGATTTTGATCGCTGAGCAGGTAGGGTTCGGGTCACTTGTGCAGTTCGGACGCGTCTTCCGTCAAATGACCAAAACGACACCTCTTCGCTATCGGAAGGAATGA